The DNA sequence GGCGGGTCACGAGACTGCTTTGGGCCTGTTCTGGACAAACAGTGCTGCTTCCGCATATGCGGGCTGCTGGGCTGGTTTGCCAGTTGAGCAACTCGCATAGCTAAGTTTACCGTCACATAATATTTCGATTCACTATTACCTGCGTTCTAATGTAGGAATATATTTTTCTTCGCATGACTTTACACTAATGGACACAAATGTCATATGTGGTGAATTTGTTATCTATACATTCTTATTTTGAGAAATTATTTTGTATAACTCTGTCTAGATTTATAACAATACGTGACAAATTTAAATCCGCGCACAATTATTTATCAATCTATGTAATTTTCAACATGACTATTGAGAGTTTGAATCTCATATCAAGAAAAGAAGGGACTTTATATGTGGTTATAAATAGTTGGGTTGTTTttcatattaccaattgattttatgatggaacctcaactttcttcatagtatTAAAGCAAGTTGTCTTACATATGAAGTCCAATGGCCACACGTGAGGATGAGTGTTGACAGTTTGAATCACACATCGAAGAAAAAAGAGACCTTACATGTGCTTATAGGTAATTGTGCTACTCATCattattagaaaaataatttttaaaaatcaaTGGTTTTCACCTGCCAGGAGGATCTCGTTGGATcctttttgtgaaatttttttttatttaaaattgaatatatacagcacttgataaaaactgatcAGACGATATACGGTGAACATATGTGATCGGAGAATCCTTGATATTCTTACAAAGAAGATCCTATATACGATTGCCACATCAGCTGACACCTGTACACCTAAATGGCCACATCAGCTAAAAAAAATCCTTGGCCACGCCTGAGGAGCGCGGGAAAATCACGTTGAAATTGGCGCCACCAAAACCCTCAAAATGAACCCTTTCTCGGAGATCTGATCGCTCTCGCGCCAAATTCCTCCGCTCCTCATCTCCTCCAGAAATCCCAAACTCTCCAACCCTCGTTTGAAAACGGTACCGTTTCACGGAAGATGGACTTGGAAGGCTTATCGGTAATATGCTGTGATCTGGGGATTGCAGAAGAAGATGACAATGGCAACCGGATCGGCTACTCCAAGGGCAAGTACTGCTTAGGTGCGTTATCTATTTCTTCGAGAAATCTCTGTTTGGATACCGAGAAAatgttggaaatggaagatgttttagtctGGATTTCAAAATTTCGTAGTTAAATTGactttggagcaattttggttGGAGTAGATTGCGAAACTAGGGCAGATTTGGGGGGAATTATATATTTCACTTACTCTTGATAGTTGGAAATGGGTTAATTTTGAAGGTAAAACTCCACCGGGGTAAGTTGCATCATTTTTCTTccgtttaatttttttaaattcgaattttttttttgttaattccaGACGTTCAatgggtgtttttttttttcttaattatttgtatttGGCTTGAATGCACGAGGAATCTATGGTCTCGATTGATTAGATGAAAACGATGTCGATTGGGAATGTTATTTTCTCCAGTCAAGTGGCAGATatgaaatttgtttttctttgttatcGACAGATAATCTGAAAGATTTGCTAAGGTTTTTGAGGCGTGATGACCCGCAGAATCGGGATGTTTTTAAGCAAGTCTGTAAATGGAATATTGTAGATCAGCATTTGGTACCTATCATTGAACACTGCCAAGCTGATACCAACTTGGTTTTGAATGCAGGTAAAATCGTTTTTCTCTCTTCATTACATGTTTATGAAAACGTATTCCAAAGGGACgactttaattatttttttgaatttgcagTGAAGGTTCTGGTGTTCCTAACTATGCCAGTTGAGCCTTCGTCGAATGATGTTTTGCAACAGATAGAGTTTCTGTGGAAGTTGAAGTCTTCGATTACATCTAGTGATACTGTTGCAGTTATAGTATCACTTCTGGAAAGCCCACTGGAAAATTTGGAACGGTGAGAAGATTACATATGCTTCATCTTCTGCATCGTTGGTTGCTTGAAAATTACATCTTCTTCATCGCTTCTTGACTAATCTTATCCTGCACAGTGATGCATTCACGGAGGATGACTGGAAACTGGTGCAGCTGGTACTTACTTTATTCCGAAACATCTTAGCTGTTCAAGAAATTTCACAGCAGCAGAAGGCTGGAGGAACGGCCATTCAATTTGTATCTCTCAGAGATAGATTTCTAGAACTTTTGTTTCATGAGAACGTGATGGACATAGTTTTAGTCATAACCCAGCATATTGGTGATTCCCGTAGCTATCTCTGTCATGATAACTTGCTTTTATTGGAAATTTTCCATTACATATTCATGGGTCAAGAACCAGAATTGATTGCAAACGCATATTCAAAAGGTCCTAAGGTTggtttctcttcctctctttctgaATTCTTTCCAAGGAAAATGAGGTTTGTTCAGAGCTAGCAAGCATTTTAAATAAGATGATGGTAGAAATTAAATCAAAACCTTGACAAGAAGCTTTGATGTGAGACATAGATAGAGCCACAAAACGTACAAATTTAAACCAATGAgatttctttccttttgttgCTTTAATATTCTGAACTTTTGAGCTTTGAATTATTTGCTCAATGATTTAATCTTACGACTTACATTATTCTTGCAGTGGTTGATAGCCACTTTCTTATAGTCCATTTGATTACTTGTATTTATTAGGTGGATGGAAACACTGCTGTTTCTCTAAATAGTCTCAAGTCCAtaatggaggaagaagaagaagagaaaaaaagactTTCTAGACTACGTAACATGAGTCGCCATTCACATTTTAGTGGAACATTTACCCAGCTCACCATGGTAGGGAGTCTTACTATGGACTGATGCAAGTGAGCTTATTAACTTCTTATTAATTCTTCTCTAATGATAATGGGCTTTCCTCGGCAGGATGGTTCTGTGGCAGTTTTGAAGGGAAGGCCTACTTCTACCTCTTGTAAAACCATGCTTAAACCACATAATCCCCGGGGTCCAGTAAAAAAAATTGCTTGGGATCATGGGACATTGCCTTCAACAAAGGATAAGATTTTAGAATTGCTCCATGATTTTGTAAACCAGTTTTTATCAGGGGGTTACAATGGTATGTCATTTTTTCGTTCCTCTTTTATGTTAGTTCactctttgttttccttgatgTTCCATTATGGTCCTATTGCACAATTACAAAGTGGTCCGTGTCTGTCAGTTCTGATGCAGTCAATTCGTGAGAATATTGAAAAGGAACACCCCTCAATTCAGAAGAGTGATGTTGTTGTCTTCTTTCAAGTTGCTCAGTTTGCTATTTCTTTCCAGTATCACAGGTCTTCAATTTCCAAGGTGAGACAAGCTATGTTGGATAACCATGTTTAGTTGCTTCCTAAATGGACATGGTAATTGCTTTTTACAAAATGAAACCTTTCTGCAAACATGACTCATTTTTCAGAATTTAGAAACTAACCTTTTTGCACAGAGAAGGACCAATATTTCTCATCTCAATCCCCCCCAACCCGCCATTTAATCAATGCAACTACGGCCTTTCTCCATTATCCATTCTAAAGGGTTTAGATTGTACTTCTGATATAATGAGTCCATTATGCACAGTGGTTGTCATTTTGCGTTATTTCACCACAAAACTCAAGTCACATTTCTTGTTGGagaattttaattgttttaccTGGATCTTCTATGATTTACCAGCCAAGCATGGGCACAGAAGCAGATCCAACTGTAGCTCCCACTGATAAAGATGCTGATAGCACATTCTTCAAAGGTGATGTTTGTGGACCCATTGCAGCATCAGTGAACGAATCTATGTTTCAACTAGTCATTTCAAAGTGGCGTTATGCATATGATAGCTTGAAGGAAACACATGACTACAAGTTTTTGTCTGCAGCTGGTTCTCTTATGAAAAATATGGTAAttatttcattactttccaAGAACACTTCTCTGTGGCCTAAGTTATTTTCCATGCAAGGGACATTGGTGTAACGAATGATGGAAAAAAGTACATAGTTTTTAAAGGGACCAATTGCACTTTAGGGGCCCATTAGAAGAACATATCATAAGTTGCCATATCTCGAAAGCTCTATGCAAGTTATTGACATGTGAAGTTGGGATCAGAACTGTATTTTAATTATGCCCTTGCAACATGcttaactaatttatttttcttccagATTCGCATGCTAGATTTGGTGCTTAAGTTATTGCCAGCAGATTCCAAGGAGCCTCAAACAGCTCGCATACTTCTCTACAAATTATTTTATGATCAGACTGATGAGGGAATGACTCACTTCCTCATAAATTTACTCAAATCATTTGACACTTACAAACAACCCAGAAGGTctactttttcctttttgtatCCACACGCACGcttttttaaaatttccaaatatgatttttcaccTTTTGAAATCCTGTTGAGAGGTTCTCTTTAGTGGTTGTGTCAGTAtcagagagttttaacgaaggattagaggatttttttttctttgttgttggGCATCCAATTTTGGATATGCAATCTTTAAGAAAGGGAGATGATTCAGCATTCTACAGGGTAGGACTTTTCCCCGACGATCAAGAAACATGGGCCCTTAACATACTACTGTTCAAACACGTACAAGGAAAAAGAGATTTAATATCCATTTGTCTTTGATCAAAAGCAAGTTATTCCAaaattaattacatttttttttctcttgtttgAATGCCTTTATTTCATATTCACAAGTTTTCTTTGTCAGTGATCTTGCAGATTTGATAGAGATGGTTTATAAAGTTTTACGGCTCATGGAAAGCCTTCAAGCAGGCGGAACTTTGAGGGTATGTAACATTCATAATTTTGGATGGGGGAAAGGGGGAAAATATTATTGTCTCTCTACTAAaaccatttgaaaaaaaaaaaaagtcactaCTAAAACCAGTTTCCTTTTATGATTAAGGTTTCTAAAAAATCTAGGaaagtgaggaagaagaaaacaccGATCGAGAAGGACACAGAAAATAAACTCTTAGAAGAACACGCTACCATTCAAAAAGAGATTGGCATCTCCAATGAAGAGCAATCAACAGATGTGAGTGTGACAGAGAACAGAAGCCTAAACACAATTTCTGATGGGAAAGAAGACACCATTATCCCTGATCAGCCTGATGAATGCAAAATATCTTTGTTGGAGacagaaaaaattgaaagtcTGGCACAGATCGATCGCAGAGATTCTGACTTTGTCAATGGTGATCTTGGTTATGGCACAGGCGATTCTTCTGCTGATGAGCAGGTAGCTGCAACTGATGAAGTTGATTTTAAGGTGTCAACTTTGATTTCTGCTTTTGCAAGCCACAGCATCATCCAGAAGTTGTGTTGGTTGCTTAAGTTTTATAAGACTAACTCAACCAGTACAAATCACTACATAGTTAGCATGCTTCGAAGGATCAGTGATGACCTGGGGCTCTCTCCGATGTTGTATCAGGTGAAACTTTATGCATCAACTTTATACAATTTTAAGTAGCAATTTCAAGTTCATTTCTCATCCAAAGTTTTCATGGAAAAACTTTTGCAGTTATCACTCCTCACTACATTCTATGACATTCTAGCTGAGCAGAAGTCATGTCCATGCAAGGCGTTCGAAAATATTGTCgattttttgaaaagtttggtCAGAAAAATgcttaaaaaaatgaaaaatcaaccCCTACTTTTTGTGGAAGTTCTCTTCTGGAAAACTCGCAAAGAATGCCATTACATTAATGCTGAGTATTTATTGCAAGAGCTTGGCCATTTGAAGAAAGAAACTAGAAACTGGGCAAACAGTTTAGGGGATGACGAAATTGGTCAATCACTGGACAAAGGATGGACAAGTAGAAGCATAGCAGATGCACTTGGTGAAGATGAAGCTGACGTCGTTCTCCCTCATGACCTTGGATATGAGAAGTAAGACATGTTTCTGATTCCTCTATTAAGCAGGAAATAGTGATAGATGAATGAATTTTGCGAAACAAGTTTACCAAAGGGACAAAAAAAAGTACAGAATTTTCTGAATGGATGAGATACTGCAAGAGGAGCTAACGAATATGCCTTCTTTTTTCTTACAGTGATGGAGAAAATTCTGACAAAGCGAAGGGAGGTACTGCATCTATTTCAGATAATGAGATTGATGGGCAAGCTAATTATGACAAGTACGTCCCTTATACTTACAACTTGATGATTAATATTGTTTATAAATTGTCATCTTAATGAGACCTTGATACATTTAACTGTTGCAGTGAGGGAAAGTCCATAGAGAATGAAACTGAGAGGGTTTCTATTAAAAACAAGCGACTTGTTATTGGAGCTGAACTGGAGATGAAAATTAAGGATCTGTATGAGAAGTATGGTTCCTTGATCCAagatcttttttcttctttcttgagCCTTTAACTCGGCATGGTAGACCTGATATCAGCCGAaacataataatataaaaagcaTTGGCCATGACGTGCATTCATAATTTGAGTTGTGCCAATTTTGTTTTAGTAATCTACTTTCTTAATCCAGCTTTACTGAAATCTATCCTAAGTTCCTAACAAATATGGCCAATCTAGATTCAAGGATGACCAGAATTGTAGTCATCTTATTGCAGAAGCTCTTGATCCTGATGGTAAAGTTTCATCAGCTCAAATTTCCAACAAGCTTAAACAGCTGGGGCTGACAGTTGCACGAAGGAAAAGAATTCGGAAAGCTCAGGAATCTGTTTCCACTGGGCCTAGTCAAATTGGTGGAGATGGAAGAGTAGAGGAAGCAGTTAACACTCATTCTGAATCAAAAAGCCAGCCTTTGTAAGTATTTTGTCAATTAGCCATTCATTTCGTGACAAATCTTGATGTGTGCTGGTTTTGTTTGTGTTGCTTCGCTGCTCCAGCTGTTAATTAATTTCACCTTGATATTTTTATAGGCGAGCAAGAAAAAGGGTCCATGCCCTCAGTGAAGATCAGGAAGCTAATATCAGAGCTTTGTATGAGCAGTGAGTATTACTTGGTGGCTTGGTGGAAATATGAGATTTGACATCTTCTCACTTGATAAATGCTGAAGGATTGCTAAAGAAAAGTAGATGATGGAAGTTTACTGTTAtattgttttaaagaaaaatttgctCTCTTTGATCTTCCCAGATTTAAAGACCATAAGAAGTGCAGCCATATGATTGCAAATGCGATGGATGGAGATGGGAAATTCACAGCTCCTCAAGTTTCTCGTAAGCTTAAGCAGCTTGGTTTGCATATTCCTCGGAAGAAGAGGCCTTCAGGTGGCATGCTGAAGGATGAGGATCATAGCGACTCTATTGCAAACAAAATGCACGACTCAGATGATGAAACGCTGTTTTCATTAATGAAAAGGTAAATGTCAATGATTAGTATGTCCATCTTAGTTTTCAGTATTTTGGCATTTTACTGCATATGTCAGACTCCAATATCTTTATGTAAACCTTACAATATAAGGTTATTAAATTCATTATTCAGTTCGGTTTCCATATTCCAAATTAAGTTGTAGGAATGTGTATTTGTACATTCCAAACTCATGTTGGTTCCATCTTTATTCTTTACACACGCATGCATACATAGATGTGTAAATACCTGTCTGACAACATTTTGTTTGAACTTCTAGGGGCAAAAAGGATGGTAGCAAGGAGTTGCTAGAACAGACTGCGGGACGAGGAACGTTGGAAGTTGATTCTGATGATGAAATCCTAAGCTCTGTTCTCAAGTAAATCTCTTCCCTCTCTCCCATGTTCAAACCTCCCCCgagaaaaaaaacgaaaaagaaaaattcgaaTAATTAGTCATAGGATTCTGATTGTGTATGTAAGGTAGccatttttctaataaaaaaattgttcttTTGGATATAGGAAAACTAGGCGATCCCTTTCCAAGTCCATGGATCAAAATTCCGAAGCCATCTCGATTCAGGGAACAGAAAGCGGCAGTGTTTTGGAAAATGAAGTTGACGAAGGTGCTGCTGCCAAACGTGCTAGTCTGAATGGCGCAGAACAAGCTGAAGTCACAGGCACCATCAGTGGTAATGCATTAGATGTTGGACCTGTGAAAAATTTGGAGGATTTGCTACGTCAGGACATGGACACTGATTTGGCAGATTCGGAGGATGAAGTAGGTACATTGCCAGTGAGTGGTGTAAGCAGAAGGAGGTCAAGGATGGTAGTTGAAGATGAAGACGATGACTGAGACTGCAGCATGATCAGGTTTCACCGTGCTGGAGTGTCGAAGGACGGTTTAGTTTCCGACTCAGCTGGAGTTGTTATACCGTTATCCATTGTAGCATGAATGTCAGAGATTTATGAATAGTTACGGCAGCATGATCAGGTTTCACCGTGCTGAGTGCCGAAGTGGTGAAATCATCCATTTTTCTTAAACCTGCAGTAGAATTTGGATTAGTGATATGTGTGTACATTGTGCAAGGGACTCCTGTGGACAGGTAAGGTCACCGCCGAACTGTTGGACCTTAGATGCCGCGTGGGTCATCATCCTACAAATAGTGGTCCCACAATTGCCCCCGACTATCGATTTCCGGATTGTAGAGGTTGGACAACTGATGAAGACTTTGGAGCAGTTCTATCGCATTATATACCAATGTGCATCCCCTTGATTTTTGGCCTGAATGTTCAATTATTATGGTGTGCTAGTACCAAGCCGCTTAATATTCCAAGTGCAATTTCATGTAATTCTTCAATTCAACTTATTTTAATGGTCTGTTTGTCGGGTTAAAACCAATCGTTTTGATCAGTGGcggattcaaaattcaaatcttgGGTGGTCCCAGTGgttcaaggtttttttttatttttttattttttatacaaagagACCAGTCTAAAACATTCGATGGATCTTTGGAAGACCTTCACATGTATACTTTTTAAACTCTAGGTGGTCCTAGGACCACCTATATTTCAATGTGCATTTGTCTCTGGTTTTGATAGTTTGGATCAAGAAGTATAAAACAAGCGGCAGATTGGACCAGTTGATCAAAATAAATTGTCCTTGCGCTCAGATTTGAATTCGTCTTACTGTAGATTAGAATAACACCAGACCTTTTAAAAAAtcgagaaaattagaattagatgcctcattttaaacttttgtagactaaatatttatgctttttgagtttttgattaagtttttgaaacatttgattAAGATACTCAGACTTGAACTACTTCATATTAATTGAAActaatttacatttaaatatctgctatatattttaaataatttcaactatatttaagtctaaaaatttaaacttttcaaatctaAATGTACACCCACGCCAAATGGAAACTTGCCAACATTAAACGAAAACGTACCAACGTCAAACGAAAACATACCAACCCCGAATTAAAACGTacccaattataaactatattaaaatgaatattcatctttttggaatgtttaaaaatatgtttgattcataCACAATACTCTAGATAGTGTTGTTTTTTGGTAGATAAATCTCTGGAACAACTTTTAGTTGATCAGagataaatccttattattgtagataatgataaataataacgataaatcatataattttgaaaaaaaataattaattaaagtaatttaaacttttacattgttaacgactttctataaaaaaaaaataattaaagtaattcctcattattaggacaaaaagtaaaaaaacttatgttttgaaacaaacgtaccaaaaattcaaatgtaccaaaaactaaatgtattaaaaattcaaatgtaccaataAGCCAAATGGACCGAAAATTCAAACGTACCTAAAAACGAGTTTTGTtgcattctatttaatttactaaaacaaatattttaataaaaataaaaaaaatcttaaatcattATAATAAGAGATCcataaaaataggaggaaaaaagAGATGGACAAAGCACCTCAATCCACCTTATTATTCCAATTGAAACTCCCATTTTTTCATTGATTTAAGAACAAACCTATAGTCATAGATTCATATTATATCAAATGGAACACAATGACTTTTTCAGTTCCTTTTTGTAAGCAAAAGGTATTAAAACTAGCTACATCCCTTTCACCTCTGCCCATCACATTCCGCGTTGATTTGAAACCAATCACGCACTGCCGGCATTTTAATTTTCCCACACGAAAATGCGTAGTTGActtcaattattaatttattatggtGTACTAGTCCCAGCCGCTTCATATTCCAAGTGCAATTTCATGTAATTCTCTAGTTCATCTTATTCTAATGGTCTGTATTGGAATAGATTTCGTGCAGGCTATACGAAATATAATCAAcaataagaaaatataaatagatTCATGGAATACGATATTTACAAGATTCGACAAAATGTACTTACGTTCTCAGAGGAGCcatattttcttcttcctttccctTCCTTCACGTATGAAGTCTTTCTCCAATCCATGACCCCACCACCATTATTTTCTTCTTACTTTCCCT is a window from the Pyrus communis chromosome 16, drPyrComm1.1, whole genome shotgun sequence genome containing:
- the LOC137721355 gene encoding uncharacterized protein yields the protein MDLEGLSVICCDLGIAEEDDNGNRIGYSKGKYCLDNLKDLLRFLRRDDPQNRDVFKQVCKWNIVDQHLVPIIEHCQADTNLVLNAVKVLVFLTMPVEPSSNDVLQQIEFLWKLKSSITSSDTVAVIVSLLESPLENLERDAFTEDDWKLVQLVLTLFRNILAVQEISQQQKAGGTAIQFVSLRDRFLELLFHENVMDIVLVITQHIGDSRSYLCHDNLLLLEIFHYIFMGQEPELIANAYSKGPKVDGNTAVSLNSLKSIMEEEEEEKKRLSRLRNMSRHSHFSGTFTQLTMDGSVAVLKGRPTSTSCKTMLKPHNPRGPVKKIAWDHGTLPSTKDKILELLHDFVNQFLSGGYNGMSFFRSSFMLVHSLFSLMFHYGPIAQLQSGPCLSVLMQSIRENIEKEHPSIQKSDVVVFFQVAQFAISFQYHRSSISKPSMGTEADPTVAPTDKDADSTFFKGDVCGPIAASVNESMFQLVISKWRYAYDSLKETHDYKFLSAAGSLMKNMIRMLDLVLKLLPADSKEPQTARILLYKLFYDQTDEGMTHFLINLLKSFDTYKQPRSDLADLIEMVYKVLRLMESLQAGGTLRVSKKSRKVRKKKTPIEKDTENKLLEEHATIQKEIGISNEEQSTDVSVTENRSLNTISDGKEDTIIPDQPDECKISLLETEKIESLAQIDRRDSDFVNGDLGYGTGDSSADEQVAATDEVDFKVSTLISAFASHSIIQKLCWLLKFYKTNSTSTNHYIVSMLRRISDDLGLSPMLYQLSLLTTFYDILAEQKSCPCKAFENIVDFLKSLVRKMLKKMKNQPLLFVEVLFWKTRKECHYINAEYLLQELGHLKKETRNWANSLGDDEIGQSLDKGWTSRSIADALGEDEADVVLPHDLGYENDGENSDKAKGGTASISDNEIDGQANYDNEGKSIENETERVSIKNKRLVIGAELEMKIKDLYEKFKDDQNCSHLIAEALDPDGKVSSAQISNKLKQLGLTVARRKRIRKAQESVSTGPSQIGGDGRVEEAVNTHSESKSQPLRARKRVHALSEDQEANIRALYEQFKDHKKCSHMIANAMDGDGKFTAPQVSRKLKQLGLHIPRKKRPSGGMLKDEDHSDSIANKMHDSDDETLFSLMKRGKKDGSKELLEQTAGRGTLEVDSDDEILSSVLKKTRRSLSKSMDQNSEAISIQGTESGSVLENEVDEGAAAKRASLNGAEQAEVTGTISGNALDVGPVKNLEDLLRQDMDTDLADSEDEVGTLPVSGVSRRRSRMVVEDEDDD